A single genomic interval of Octopus bimaculoides isolate UCB-OBI-ISO-001 chromosome 10, ASM119413v2, whole genome shotgun sequence harbors:
- the LOC106871331 gene encoding growth hormone-regulated TBC protein 1-A isoform X4, with protein MADLRSYIKQDKLLVESVVRITPPSSFARKSSKVDGYGFERSDSFDYGLNNEFTSTYKPILERRNRRWNDSVSNSKVPHNRKMKRFCRKGIPNEYRATAWMSLSKADKYMKNNPSLYQELQSQTLDLKVEESIKLDLHRTFPENIYFSDTNDTESSLQVPLYNVLKALAIKNKKIAYCQGMNFVAGLLLITVKNQEKVFWLMDTLMNEILPDFYNPDMKALKAEQELLGQIVSWKLPEVHRHLVSLGVPWMLIGTKWFICMYADVAPVELIFKETGSFPRNEITKMRKSCIEKIT; from the exons ATGGCTGATCTGAGAAGTTATATTAAACAAGATAAGTTGTTGGTTGAGTCTGTTGTGAGGATAACACCACCGTCTTCTTTTGCCAGGAAGAGCag TAAGGTCGATGGCTATGGGTTTGAACGTTCAGATAGTTTTGACTATGGACTCAATAATGAATTTACATCAACTTATAAACCAATCTTAGAGCGACGAAACAGGCGATGGAATGACTCAGTTTCCAACTCAAAAGTTCCCCACAACAGAAAAA TGAAACGCTTCTGTCGGAAAGGAATACCAAATGAATATCGGGCAACA GCCTGGATGTCACTGTCCAAAGCAGacaaatatatgaagaataacCCAAGCTTATATCAAGAACTTCAGTCACAGACTTTGGATTTGAAAGTAGAAGAAAGCATCAAACTAG ATCTTCATCGAACATTTCCtgagaatatttatttcagtgacACAAATGATACAGAGAGCAGCTTACAAGTCCCTCTCTACAACGTTCTCAAAGCCTTagcaataaagaataagaaaatagcaTACTGCCAg GGTATGAATTTTGTAGCTGGTTTGTTGCTTATAACTGTGAAAAATCAAGAAAAAGTCTTCTGGTTAATGGACACTTTAATGAATGAGATTTTACCAG ATTTTTATAATCCTGACATGAAAGCACTTAAAGCTGAGCAGGAGTTGTTGGGACAAATTGTGAG ttggaAATTACCAGAAGTTCACAGACATCTTGTATCATTGGGTGTTCCCTGGATGCTTATTGGAACTAAGTggttcatttgtatgtatgcagatgttgCCCCAGTTGAG TTAATTTTCAAAGAAACAGGATCATTTCCTCGCAATGAAATCACAAAGATGAGAAAAAGTTGTATTGAGAAAATAACATAG
- the LOC106871331 gene encoding growth hormone-regulated TBC protein 1-A isoform X1, which translates to MADLRSYIKQDKLLVESVVRITPPSSFARKSSKVDGYGFERSDSFDYGLNNEFTSTYKPILERRNRRWNDSVSNSKVPHNRKMKRFCRKGIPNEYRATAWMSLSKADKYMKNNPSLYQELQSQTLDLKVEESIKLDLHRTFPENIYFSDTNDTESSLQVPLYNVLKALAIKNKKIAYCQGMNFVAGLLLITVKNQEKVFWLMDTLMNEILPDFYNPDMKALKAEQELLGQIVSWKLPEVHRHLVSLGVPWMLIGTKWFICMYADVAPVETVLRIWDALFYEGSKILLRVAFTLISMNSDKILACKDFPEAVHIIQSSVKNPLVKHCHSFMELIFKETGSFPRNEITKMRKSCIEKIT; encoded by the exons ATGGCTGATCTGAGAAGTTATATTAAACAAGATAAGTTGTTGGTTGAGTCTGTTGTGAGGATAACACCACCGTCTTCTTTTGCCAGGAAGAGCag TAAGGTCGATGGCTATGGGTTTGAACGTTCAGATAGTTTTGACTATGGACTCAATAATGAATTTACATCAACTTATAAACCAATCTTAGAGCGACGAAACAGGCGATGGAATGACTCAGTTTCCAACTCAAAAGTTCCCCACAACAGAAAAA TGAAACGCTTCTGTCGGAAAGGAATACCAAATGAATATCGGGCAACA GCCTGGATGTCACTGTCCAAAGCAGacaaatatatgaagaataacCCAAGCTTATATCAAGAACTTCAGTCACAGACTTTGGATTTGAAAGTAGAAGAAAGCATCAAACTAG ATCTTCATCGAACATTTCCtgagaatatttatttcagtgacACAAATGATACAGAGAGCAGCTTACAAGTCCCTCTCTACAACGTTCTCAAAGCCTTagcaataaagaataagaaaatagcaTACTGCCAg GGTATGAATTTTGTAGCTGGTTTGTTGCTTATAACTGTGAAAAATCAAGAAAAAGTCTTCTGGTTAATGGACACTTTAATGAATGAGATTTTACCAG ATTTTTATAATCCTGACATGAAAGCACTTAAAGCTGAGCAGGAGTTGTTGGGACAAATTGTGAG ttggaAATTACCAGAAGTTCACAGACATCTTGTATCATTGGGTGTTCCCTGGATGCTTATTGGAACTAAGTggttcatttgtatgtatgcagatgttgCCCCAGTTGAG acTGTTTTACGCATTTGGGATGCCTTGTTTTATGAAGGTTCCAAGATCCTACTGCGAGTTGCTTTCACTTTGATCTCAATGAACAGCGATAAAATTCTGGCCTGTAAAGATTTTCCTGAAGCTGTTCACATAATTCAGAGTTCAGTAAAAAACCCTTTGGTGAAACATTGTCATAGTTTCATGGAG TTAATTTTCAAAGAAACAGGATCATTTCCTCGCAATGAAATCACAAAGATGAGAAAAAGTTGTATTGAGAAAATAACATAG
- the LOC106871331 gene encoding growth hormone-regulated TBC protein 1-A isoform X2, translated as MNEGRRKRHDVIDNTIKAKKSNQIPSKVDGYGFERSDSFDYGLNNEFTSTYKPILERRNRRWNDSVSNSKVPHNRKMKRFCRKGIPNEYRATAWMSLSKADKYMKNNPSLYQELQSQTLDLKVEESIKLDLHRTFPENIYFSDTNDTESSLQVPLYNVLKALAIKNKKIAYCQGMNFVAGLLLITVKNQEKVFWLMDTLMNEILPDFYNPDMKALKAEQELLGQIVSWKLPEVHRHLVSLGVPWMLIGTKWFICMYADVAPVETVLRIWDALFYEGSKILLRVAFTLISMNSDKILACKDFPEAVHIIQSSVKNPLVKHCHSFMELIFKETGSFPRNEITKMRKSCIEKIT; from the exons TAAGGTCGATGGCTATGGGTTTGAACGTTCAGATAGTTTTGACTATGGACTCAATAATGAATTTACATCAACTTATAAACCAATCTTAGAGCGACGAAACAGGCGATGGAATGACTCAGTTTCCAACTCAAAAGTTCCCCACAACAGAAAAA TGAAACGCTTCTGTCGGAAAGGAATACCAAATGAATATCGGGCAACA GCCTGGATGTCACTGTCCAAAGCAGacaaatatatgaagaataacCCAAGCTTATATCAAGAACTTCAGTCACAGACTTTGGATTTGAAAGTAGAAGAAAGCATCAAACTAG ATCTTCATCGAACATTTCCtgagaatatttatttcagtgacACAAATGATACAGAGAGCAGCTTACAAGTCCCTCTCTACAACGTTCTCAAAGCCTTagcaataaagaataagaaaatagcaTACTGCCAg GGTATGAATTTTGTAGCTGGTTTGTTGCTTATAACTGTGAAAAATCAAGAAAAAGTCTTCTGGTTAATGGACACTTTAATGAATGAGATTTTACCAG ATTTTTATAATCCTGACATGAAAGCACTTAAAGCTGAGCAGGAGTTGTTGGGACAAATTGTGAG ttggaAATTACCAGAAGTTCACAGACATCTTGTATCATTGGGTGTTCCCTGGATGCTTATTGGAACTAAGTggttcatttgtatgtatgcagatgttgCCCCAGTTGAG acTGTTTTACGCATTTGGGATGCCTTGTTTTATGAAGGTTCCAAGATCCTACTGCGAGTTGCTTTCACTTTGATCTCAATGAACAGCGATAAAATTCTGGCCTGTAAAGATTTTCCTGAAGCTGTTCACATAATTCAGAGTTCAGTAAAAAACCCTTTGGTGAAACATTGTCATAGTTTCATGGAG TTAATTTTCAAAGAAACAGGATCATTTCCTCGCAATGAAATCACAAAGATGAGAAAAAGTTGTATTGAGAAAATAACATAG
- the LOC106871331 gene encoding growth hormone-regulated TBC protein 1-A isoform X3, with protein sequence MDWGNDANSKVDGYGFERSDSFDYGLNNEFTSTYKPILERRNRRWNDSVSNSKVPHNRKMKRFCRKGIPNEYRATAWMSLSKADKYMKNNPSLYQELQSQTLDLKVEESIKLDLHRTFPENIYFSDTNDTESSLQVPLYNVLKALAIKNKKIAYCQGMNFVAGLLLITVKNQEKVFWLMDTLMNEILPDFYNPDMKALKAEQELLGQIVSWKLPEVHRHLVSLGVPWMLIGTKWFICMYADVAPVETVLRIWDALFYEGSKILLRVAFTLISMNSDKILACKDFPEAVHIIQSSVKNPLVKHCHSFMELIFKETGSFPRNEITKMRKSCIEKIT encoded by the exons TAAGGTCGATGGCTATGGGTTTGAACGTTCAGATAGTTTTGACTATGGACTCAATAATGAATTTACATCAACTTATAAACCAATCTTAGAGCGACGAAACAGGCGATGGAATGACTCAGTTTCCAACTCAAAAGTTCCCCACAACAGAAAAA TGAAACGCTTCTGTCGGAAAGGAATACCAAATGAATATCGGGCAACA GCCTGGATGTCACTGTCCAAAGCAGacaaatatatgaagaataacCCAAGCTTATATCAAGAACTTCAGTCACAGACTTTGGATTTGAAAGTAGAAGAAAGCATCAAACTAG ATCTTCATCGAACATTTCCtgagaatatttatttcagtgacACAAATGATACAGAGAGCAGCTTACAAGTCCCTCTCTACAACGTTCTCAAAGCCTTagcaataaagaataagaaaatagcaTACTGCCAg GGTATGAATTTTGTAGCTGGTTTGTTGCTTATAACTGTGAAAAATCAAGAAAAAGTCTTCTGGTTAATGGACACTTTAATGAATGAGATTTTACCAG ATTTTTATAATCCTGACATGAAAGCACTTAAAGCTGAGCAGGAGTTGTTGGGACAAATTGTGAG ttggaAATTACCAGAAGTTCACAGACATCTTGTATCATTGGGTGTTCCCTGGATGCTTATTGGAACTAAGTggttcatttgtatgtatgcagatgttgCCCCAGTTGAG acTGTTTTACGCATTTGGGATGCCTTGTTTTATGAAGGTTCCAAGATCCTACTGCGAGTTGCTTTCACTTTGATCTCAATGAACAGCGATAAAATTCTGGCCTGTAAAGATTTTCCTGAAGCTGTTCACATAATTCAGAGTTCAGTAAAAAACCCTTTGGTGAAACATTGTCATAGTTTCATGGAG TTAATTTTCAAAGAAACAGGATCATTTCCTCGCAATGAAATCACAAAGATGAGAAAAAGTTGTATTGAGAAAATAACATAG
- the LOC106871331 gene encoding growth hormone-regulated TBC protein 1-A isoform X5 — MKRFCRKGIPNEYRATAWMSLSKADKYMKNNPSLYQELQSQTLDLKVEESIKLDLHRTFPENIYFSDTNDTESSLQVPLYNVLKALAIKNKKIAYCQGMNFVAGLLLITVKNQEKVFWLMDTLMNEILPDFYNPDMKALKAEQELLGQIVSWKLPEVHRHLVSLGVPWMLIGTKWFICMYADVAPVETVLRIWDALFYEGSKILLRVAFTLISMNSDKILACKDFPEAVHIIQSSVKNPLVKHCHSFMELIFKETGSFPRNEITKMRKSCIEKIT; from the exons a TGAAACGCTTCTGTCGGAAAGGAATACCAAATGAATATCGGGCAACA GCCTGGATGTCACTGTCCAAAGCAGacaaatatatgaagaataacCCAAGCTTATATCAAGAACTTCAGTCACAGACTTTGGATTTGAAAGTAGAAGAAAGCATCAAACTAG ATCTTCATCGAACATTTCCtgagaatatttatttcagtgacACAAATGATACAGAGAGCAGCTTACAAGTCCCTCTCTACAACGTTCTCAAAGCCTTagcaataaagaataagaaaatagcaTACTGCCAg GGTATGAATTTTGTAGCTGGTTTGTTGCTTATAACTGTGAAAAATCAAGAAAAAGTCTTCTGGTTAATGGACACTTTAATGAATGAGATTTTACCAG ATTTTTATAATCCTGACATGAAAGCACTTAAAGCTGAGCAGGAGTTGTTGGGACAAATTGTGAG ttggaAATTACCAGAAGTTCACAGACATCTTGTATCATTGGGTGTTCCCTGGATGCTTATTGGAACTAAGTggttcatttgtatgtatgcagatgttgCCCCAGTTGAG acTGTTTTACGCATTTGGGATGCCTTGTTTTATGAAGGTTCCAAGATCCTACTGCGAGTTGCTTTCACTTTGATCTCAATGAACAGCGATAAAATTCTGGCCTGTAAAGATTTTCCTGAAGCTGTTCACATAATTCAGAGTTCAGTAAAAAACCCTTTGGTGAAACATTGTCATAGTTTCATGGAG TTAATTTTCAAAGAAACAGGATCATTTCCTCGCAATGAAATCACAAAGATGAGAAAAAGTTGTATTGAGAAAATAACATAG